In Microbacterium galbinum, a single window of DNA contains:
- a CDS encoding NUDIX domain-containing protein has protein sequence MISDYVRALRDRIGHDLLMLPGVTAVIRDGERFLLARSAGTDEWSLIGGGVEPGEEPADAVAREVREELGASIRITGIIGAYGGESLVVDYPNGDRVAYVTTAYACEVVDKIEPDGEEIVEVGWFTASEIAGLDREPWIDRVLADAVR, from the coding sequence GTGATCTCCGACTACGTCCGTGCGCTGCGCGACCGCATCGGACACGACCTGCTGATGCTTCCGGGCGTCACCGCCGTGATCCGTGACGGCGAGCGCTTCCTGCTCGCGCGCAGCGCTGGGACAGACGAATGGAGCCTGATCGGCGGCGGAGTCGAACCCGGCGAGGAACCCGCGGATGCCGTTGCGCGAGAGGTGCGCGAAGAGCTCGGCGCGAGCATCCGCATCACCGGGATCATCGGTGCCTACGGGGGTGAGTCGCTCGTCGTCGACTACCCGAACGGTGATCGGGTCGCTTACGTGACGACCGCCTACGCGTGTGAGGTGGTCGACAAGATCGAGCCCGACGGCGAGGAGATCGTCGAGGTCGGGTGGTTCACGGCATCCGAGATCGCGGGCCTCGATCGCGAGCCGTGGATCGATCGCGTGCTGGCGGATGCGGTGCGCTGA
- a CDS encoding M1 family metallopeptidase, whose amino-acid sequence MTRLTPLRRRRLLATTMVTALFAGSLLATAVPASAADDPIDGARTSGDAMFPNVGNGGYDALDYDIDIAWSPTGVAGTGSTAVVTGKFDSASTTMTARALAPLRSFSLDFEGLTVDSVFVNGQPATWSRDIDAAAIKYKLIVTPATPVTGEFTVTVNYSGVPVFHTDADDSQEGWSGTNDGAMLLGQPIGMMTGFPHNNTPGDKATYTITVDAPSTLTNTAGVSAPGAVASNGELQSKVVSQSGERTTWTWRQQKQMASELVVIGIGRYEVVEGSITLLDGRTIPSWSFIDFGLSDANKTTVRNRITQLQTITQNLERIYGPYPGNSTGVIVKTVPSAINYALETQDRSFFPSVNSVNGNTLIHELVHQWYGNNVAPSTWTDIWMGEGMATWGPTYYNSSEGPAAGATLSEQTYFNSWNNTAPTSANWNIAPGGQTDSANLYGYQTYTRSAQFWAALRVAIGDEPYFTLIKQWQVDNAGKSLAGADLKALAEELSGFDLTAFWTDWILEPGKPAWPDKYLVALSGGSPEVALYPGETVSYTVTALNTGRVPLASSVVSVDVSALLANADLVVPEGATLDGTTLSWPIPVGTAVGTSASLTIDATISEKSAGGSFALAVKPLTLGGSCTETCAVDTSVVEIVAPTELPTITGEAVVGETLTATSEGWPEGTELTYEWAIDGVPVEVPAEDEEEPVDEPAGLMAARAVDAGPNFVIPASALGARITVTVTGTLEGFRSGSVTSEATVAVAAAEVPGGGEDPDNGGGTGGGTGGGGAVTPGDPDGSGELSQTGGELPTALGLLALVLLVGGGMFVAARRRKLEV is encoded by the coding sequence ATGACCCGACTGACTCCTCTCCGACGTCGGCGGCTGCTCGCGACCACCATGGTCACCGCGCTGTTCGCCGGCTCCCTCCTCGCCACCGCCGTTCCGGCATCCGCCGCCGACGACCCGATCGACGGAGCCCGCACCTCGGGCGACGCCATGTTCCCCAACGTCGGCAACGGCGGATACGACGCCCTCGACTACGACATCGACATCGCGTGGAGCCCGACCGGCGTCGCCGGCACGGGCAGCACCGCCGTCGTCACGGGCAAGTTCGACTCGGCATCCACCACCATGACGGCCCGCGCCCTCGCGCCGCTGCGCTCGTTCTCGCTCGACTTCGAGGGTCTGACCGTCGACAGCGTGTTCGTGAACGGCCAGCCCGCCACCTGGTCCCGCGACATCGACGCGGCAGCCATCAAGTACAAGCTCATCGTGACCCCGGCGACCCCGGTCACCGGCGAGTTCACCGTCACCGTGAACTACAGCGGAGTTCCGGTGTTCCACACCGACGCCGACGACAGCCAGGAAGGCTGGAGCGGCACCAACGACGGTGCGATGCTGCTGGGCCAGCCCATCGGCATGATGACCGGCTTCCCGCACAACAACACCCCCGGCGACAAGGCCACCTACACGATCACGGTGGACGCCCCGTCGACCCTCACCAACACGGCGGGCGTGAGCGCCCCGGGCGCTGTCGCGAGCAACGGCGAGCTGCAGTCGAAGGTCGTCAGCCAGTCCGGCGAGCGCACCACGTGGACCTGGCGCCAGCAGAAGCAGATGGCGTCGGAGCTCGTCGTCATCGGCATCGGCCGCTACGAGGTCGTCGAGGGCAGCATCACGCTGCTCGACGGTCGCACGATCCCGTCGTGGTCGTTCATCGACTTCGGCCTCAGCGACGCGAACAAGACCACGGTGCGCAACCGCATTACGCAGCTGCAGACCATCACGCAGAACCTCGAGCGCATCTACGGTCCCTACCCGGGCAACAGCACCGGCGTGATCGTGAAGACCGTTCCGAGCGCGATCAACTACGCACTCGAGACGCAGGACCGCTCGTTCTTCCCGAGCGTGAACTCGGTCAACGGCAACACGCTCATCCACGAACTCGTGCACCAGTGGTACGGCAACAACGTCGCCCCGTCGACGTGGACCGACATCTGGATGGGCGAGGGCATGGCGACCTGGGGTCCGACGTACTACAACTCCTCGGAGGGACCGGCCGCTGGCGCGACCCTCTCGGAGCAGACGTACTTCAACTCGTGGAACAACACCGCTCCGACCAGCGCCAACTGGAACATCGCACCGGGCGGTCAGACCGACTCGGCCAACCTCTACGGCTACCAGACCTACACGCGCAGCGCGCAGTTCTGGGCGGCGCTGCGGGTCGCGATCGGCGATGAGCCGTACTTCACCCTGATCAAGCAGTGGCAGGTCGACAACGCGGGCAAGAGCCTCGCCGGCGCCGATCTGAAGGCCCTGGCCGAGGAACTCTCGGGCTTCGACCTCACCGCCTTCTGGACCGACTGGATCCTCGAGCCCGGCAAGCCCGCCTGGCCCGACAAGTACTTGGTCGCACTCAGCGGCGGCAGCCCCGAGGTCGCGCTCTACCCGGGCGAGACCGTGTCGTACACCGTCACGGCGCTCAACACCGGTCGCGTGCCGCTGGCCTCGTCGGTCGTGTCGGTCGACGTGAGCGCGCTGCTCGCGAACGCCGACCTGGTCGTGCCCGAGGGCGCCACGCTCGACGGCACCACGCTCAGCTGGCCGATCCCGGTCGGCACGGCGGTCGGCACGAGCGCGTCGCTGACCATCGACGCGACGATCAGCGAGAAATCGGCCGGCGGCTCGTTCGCGCTGGCCGTGAAGCCCCTCACCCTCGGTGGAAGCTGCACCGAGACGTGCGCGGTCGACACCTCGGTCGTCGAGATCGTCGCCCCGACCGAGCTGCCCACCATCACGGGTGAGGCCGTCGTCGGCGAGACGCTGACCGCGACCTCCGAGGGCTGGCCCGAGGGCACCGAGCTCACCTACGAGTGGGCGATCGACGGTGTTCCGGTCGAGGTCCCCGCGGAGGACGAGGAAGAGCCGGTCGACGAGCCCGCCGGGCTGATGGCCGCTCGCGCCGTCGATGCCGGACCGAACTTCGTGATCCCGGCATCCGCTCTCGGCGCCCGCATCACGGTCACGGTCACGGGAACCCTCGAGGGCTTCCGCAGCGGATCGGTCACGAGCGAGGCGACCGTCGCGGTCGCCGCGGCCGAGGTTCCCGGCGGAGGCGAAGACCCCGACAACGGCGGCGGCACCGGCGGTGGCACGGGTGGTGGCGGAGCCGTCACCCCCGGCGACCCCGACGGTTCGGGCGAACTCAGCCAGACCGGGGGCGAACTACCCACGGCACTCGGCCTGCTGGCCCTCGTGCTGCTCGTCGGCGGAGGCATGTTCGTCGCCGCCCGACGCCGCAAGCTCGAGGTCTGA
- a CDS encoding TetR family transcriptional regulator, protein MNAASADQPAPRRSKPDVVDAAMSVLAENGIAGLSMRRIADELDVQVSALYWHFPNKQALLAAVSARMVAGESDAESDAESDAPDLAATATALRDRLLAHRDGAEVVSSSLALGLLDLPARQRLVEAALAAGLTDAAAEVAADTLVHYVIGFTFHEQQRVHAAVIGAADPSVDLSPARLASPGASPDDNFAAGLALIVSGIRSAAVANS, encoded by the coding sequence ATGAACGCGGCATCCGCAGATCAGCCCGCCCCGAGGCGCAGCAAGCCCGACGTCGTCGACGCGGCCATGAGCGTTCTCGCCGAGAACGGCATCGCCGGGCTCTCGATGCGCCGCATCGCCGACGAACTCGACGTGCAGGTGAGCGCGCTGTACTGGCACTTTCCGAACAAGCAGGCGCTCCTGGCCGCGGTCAGCGCCCGCATGGTTGCGGGCGAATCGGATGCCGAATCGGATGCCGAATCGGATGCCCCCGACCTCGCCGCCACGGCCACCGCGCTGCGCGACCGTCTCCTCGCCCACCGCGACGGCGCCGAGGTCGTGTCGAGCTCGCTCGCGCTCGGGCTGCTCGACCTGCCCGCTCGGCAGCGGCTCGTCGAGGCGGCGCTCGCCGCGGGGCTCACGGATGCCGCGGCCGAGGTCGCCGCCGACACCCTGGTGCACTACGTGATCGGGTTCACGTTCCACGAGCAGCAGCGGGTGCACGCGGCTGTCATCGGGGCCGCGGATCCCTCCGTCGACCTCTCGCCCGCGCGACTCGCCTCCCCGGGCGCCAGCCCGGACGACAACTTCGCCGCGGGGCTCGCGCTGATCGTCTCCGGCATCCGCTCGGCCGCCGTCGCAAACTCCTGA
- a CDS encoding biotin transporter BioY → MSASAVSPRSALVLADLVPGARVRDIALTLAGTAFITVAGYIAIPLPFTPVPLSLATFAVLLTGASLGPLRGSASALLYLALGVIGVPLFAGGNAGWAFSSFGYIVGYVVAALLVGTLARRRADRSVLSTLGLAGLGSLAIYACGVPWLAAFAGVDIPTAIGLGVVPFLIGDAIKIVAMAGLLPATWRLIDRTRRD, encoded by the coding sequence ATGTCAGCATCCGCCGTCTCCCCGCGCTCCGCTCTGGTGCTCGCCGACCTCGTTCCCGGCGCACGGGTGCGGGATATCGCACTCACGCTCGCCGGCACCGCGTTCATCACGGTTGCCGGATACATCGCCATTCCGCTTCCGTTCACGCCGGTGCCGCTGTCGCTCGCGACCTTCGCCGTGCTGCTGACGGGCGCCTCGCTCGGACCCCTGCGCGGAAGCGCGAGCGCACTCCTCTACCTGGCTCTCGGCGTGATCGGCGTGCCGCTCTTCGCCGGCGGCAATGCGGGCTGGGCGTTCTCGTCGTTCGGATACATCGTCGGCTACGTGGTCGCCGCCCTGCTGGTCGGCACTCTGGCACGCCGCCGAGCCGACCGTTCCGTGCTCTCGACGCTCGGACTCGCCGGCCTCGGCTCGCTCGCGATCTACGCGTGCGGTGTGCCGTGGCTCGCGGCCTTCGCCGGGGTCGACATCCCCACCGCGATCGGCCTCGGCGTCGTGCCGTTCCTGATCGGCGACGCGATCAAGATCGTCGCGATGGCCGGACTCCTCCCCGCCACCTGGCGCCTGATCGATCGCACCCGCCGCGACTGA
- a CDS encoding VOC family protein, whose translation MTVTTTTHLNFAGTARAALDFYAEVFGGTVTAATYGDFGMPADVPGADKVVFGQIAGGAIALMAYDIPGATDAPAGVTRRENGVTITDRPFFQSLRASSLDELTGYWEALAVGATVVEPLAASAWSAGFGMLTDRFGVTWVLDVA comes from the coding sequence ATGACCGTCACCACCACGACCCACCTCAACTTCGCCGGCACCGCACGCGCGGCGCTCGACTTCTACGCCGAGGTCTTCGGCGGCACCGTCACGGCGGCGACCTACGGGGACTTCGGCATGCCGGCCGACGTTCCGGGCGCCGACAAGGTCGTCTTCGGGCAGATCGCCGGGGGCGCGATCGCACTGATGGCCTATGACATCCCCGGAGCGACGGACGCTCCGGCCGGCGTCACCCGTCGGGAGAACGGTGTCACGATCACCGACCGTCCGTTCTTCCAGTCGCTGCGGGCCTCGTCGCTCGACGAGCTCACCGGGTACTGGGAAGCGCTCGCCGTGGGCGCGACCGTCGTCGAGCCGCTCGCCGCCTCGGCCTGGTCGGCCGGATTCGGCATGCTCACCGACCGGTTCGGGGTGACCTGGGTGCTCGACGTGGCGTGA
- a CDS encoding helix-turn-helix transcriptional regulator, which translates to MAGSSSRMLALLSLLQTQRDWPGAVLAERLEVSPRTVRRDVDRLRDLGYRIGAVKGPDGGYRLAAGSELPPLLFDDEQAVAVAVALQSIPASGIDIDEGAERALATVRQVMPSRLRHRIDGIRFQGSTAADRVDPATLEAVTAAVRDRHVLRFDYGVTESDAARRRVEPHDVVSRQGRWYLIAWDLDRDDWRIFRLGRLHPRIPTGPAFTPRPLPGGVDARTFLAARSKGSDAVDRWPCIGTVVIDLPAREITPYLDDGDLEQLPDGRCRLTLGSWSWTGLVAAVTRFDAPFTIEGPAAFAEASAALSARLAAASAP; encoded by the coding sequence ATGGCCGGAAGCTCGTCACGGATGCTCGCACTGCTCTCCCTTCTGCAGACGCAGCGCGATTGGCCCGGTGCCGTGCTCGCCGAGCGTCTCGAGGTGAGCCCGCGCACGGTGCGCCGCGACGTCGACCGGCTCCGCGATCTCGGTTACCGGATCGGCGCGGTCAAGGGACCCGACGGCGGGTACCGACTCGCCGCCGGGTCGGAGCTCCCACCCCTCCTCTTCGACGACGAGCAGGCCGTCGCCGTCGCGGTCGCCCTGCAGAGCATCCCGGCGAGCGGCATCGACATCGACGAGGGAGCCGAGCGAGCCCTCGCGACGGTGCGCCAGGTCATGCCGTCGCGCTTGCGGCATCGGATCGACGGCATCCGCTTCCAGGGATCGACGGCTGCCGACCGCGTCGACCCCGCTACCCTCGAAGCGGTGACGGCCGCGGTGCGCGACCGGCACGTGCTGCGGTTCGACTACGGAGTGACCGAATCGGATGCCGCGCGCCGCCGCGTCGAGCCGCATGATGTCGTGTCGCGCCAGGGCCGCTGGTACCTGATCGCGTGGGATCTCGACCGCGACGACTGGCGCATCTTCCGCCTCGGCCGCCTGCACCCGCGCATCCCGACCGGCCCAGCGTTCACTCCGCGCCCGCTGCCCGGCGGGGTCGACGCCCGCACCTTCCTCGCGGCACGGTCGAAGGGATCGGATGCCGTCGACCGCTGGCCCTGCATCGGCACCGTCGTGATCGACCTGCCCGCCCGCGAGATCACTCCGTACCTCGACGACGGCGACCTCGAGCAGCTCCCCGACGGACGCTGCCGCCTCACGCTCGGGTCCTGGTCGTGGACAGGTCTGGTCGCTGCGGTCACCCGCTTCGACGCCCCCTTCACGATCGAGGGACCCGCGGCGTTCGCCGAGGCATCCGCCGCTCTCTCGGCACGCCTGGCCGCGGCATCCGCCCCCTGA
- the purL gene encoding phosphoribosylformylglycinamidine synthase subunit PurL, with protein MTTAPAPARKHVPDSVSNAIATPEKEQPYAALGLKPDEYAKIREILGRRPTSGELAMYSVMWSEHCSYKSSKNYLRRFGQKVSDEMKERLMVGMGQNAGVIDVGEGWAVTFKAESHNHPSFIEPFQGAATGVGGIVRDIISMGARPVAVMDALRFGAIDHPDTARVVHGVTSGISFYGNCLGLPNIGGETVFDSVYQANPLVNALAVGVLRHEDLKLANATGVGNKVVLFGARTGGDGIGGASILASDTFADGGPTKRPAVQVGDPFAEKVLIECCLELYRDELVEAIQDLGAAGISCATSELAANGNSGMKVSLDNVLLRDPSLTAEEILMSESQERMMAIVAPEKLDAFLAVVDKWEVETSVLGEVTGDGRLVIDWQGERIVDVDPSTVAVDGPVYDRPVAYPTWIDALQADAAELLPRANDADTLREQFLALVGSPNLADTSWITNQYDYYVLGNTALSFPDDAGMIRVDEESGLGFSISTDANGRYCQLDPYAGAQLALAEAYRNVAVTGAVPTAITDCLNFGSPENPEVMWQFGQTVDGLADGCFELGTPVTGGNVSFYNQTGDVPIHPTPLVGVLGIIDDVSRRIPSGWQDEGQNIYLLGTTSTELSGSAWAEVVHQHLGGLPPKVDLAGEKRLAGLLAAARDEWLISSAHDVSEGGLGQALAEGVMRFGVGARVWLTEIIDRDGVDAASALFSESTGRVIVTVPREDDVKFRGLCEGRGYPVMRIGVTDSEPQLEVQDVFTIPVAELRERSAATLPSYFGPTVTEQVS; from the coding sequence GTGACCACCGCCCCTGCACCTGCCCGCAAGCACGTCCCCGACTCCGTCTCGAACGCGATCGCGACGCCCGAGAAGGAGCAGCCCTACGCGGCGCTCGGACTCAAGCCCGACGAGTACGCGAAGATCCGCGAGATCCTCGGACGCCGCCCCACCTCGGGCGAGCTGGCGATGTACTCGGTCATGTGGTCGGAGCACTGCTCGTACAAGAGCAGCAAGAACTACCTGCGCCGCTTCGGCCAGAAGGTCTCCGACGAGATGAAGGAACGCCTCATGGTGGGCATGGGCCAGAACGCGGGCGTCATCGACGTCGGCGAGGGCTGGGCCGTCACCTTCAAGGCCGAAAGCCACAACCACCCGAGCTTCATCGAGCCCTTCCAGGGTGCGGCGACCGGCGTCGGCGGCATCGTGCGCGACATCATCTCGATGGGCGCCCGCCCGGTCGCGGTCATGGACGCCCTGCGCTTCGGTGCGATCGACCACCCCGACACCGCCCGCGTCGTGCACGGCGTGACCAGCGGCATCAGCTTCTACGGCAACTGCCTCGGCCTGCCGAACATCGGCGGCGAGACGGTCTTCGACTCGGTCTACCAGGCCAACCCGCTCGTCAACGCGCTCGCGGTGGGCGTGCTGCGCCACGAGGACCTCAAGCTCGCCAACGCGACCGGCGTCGGCAACAAGGTCGTGCTGTTCGGCGCCCGCACGGGTGGCGACGGCATCGGCGGCGCGAGCATCCTCGCCTCCGACACGTTCGCCGACGGCGGCCCGACCAAGCGCCCCGCGGTGCAGGTCGGCGACCCCTTCGCCGAGAAGGTGCTCATCGAGTGCTGCCTCGAGCTCTACCGCGACGAGCTCGTCGAGGCGATCCAGGACCTCGGCGCCGCGGGCATCTCGTGCGCGACCAGTGAGCTCGCCGCCAACGGCAACAGCGGCATGAAGGTGTCGCTCGACAACGTGCTGCTGCGCGACCCCTCGCTGACCGCCGAAGAGATCCTCATGTCGGAGTCGCAGGAGCGCATGATGGCGATCGTCGCGCCCGAGAAGCTCGACGCGTTCCTCGCCGTGGTGGACAAGTGGGAGGTCGAGACCTCCGTGCTCGGCGAGGTCACCGGCGACGGACGCCTCGTCATCGACTGGCAGGGCGAGCGCATCGTCGACGTCGACCCCTCGACGGTCGCGGTCGACGGCCCGGTCTACGACCGCCCGGTCGCCTACCCGACGTGGATCGACGCACTGCAGGCGGATGCCGCCGAGCTGCTGCCCCGCGCGAACGACGCCGACACCCTGCGCGAGCAGTTCCTCGCGCTGGTGGGCTCGCCGAACCTGGCCGACACGAGCTGGATCACCAACCAGTACGACTACTACGTGCTCGGCAACACGGCCCTGAGCTTCCCCGACGACGCCGGCATGATCCGCGTCGACGAGGAGTCGGGACTCGGCTTCTCGATCTCCACCGACGCCAACGGCCGTTACTGCCAGCTCGACCCCTACGCGGGTGCACAGCTGGCCCTGGCCGAGGCGTACCGCAACGTCGCCGTCACCGGCGCCGTGCCCACCGCGATCACCGACTGCCTCAACTTCGGTTCTCCCGAGAACCCCGAGGTCATGTGGCAGTTCGGCCAGACGGTCGACGGCCTCGCCGACGGATGCTTCGAACTGGGCACCCCGGTCACCGGCGGCAACGTCTCGTTCTACAACCAGACCGGCGACGTGCCGATCCACCCGACCCCGCTCGTGGGCGTGCTCGGCATCATCGACGATGTCTCGCGCCGCATCCCCTCGGGATGGCAGGACGAGGGCCAGAACATCTACCTGCTCGGCACCACCTCGACCGAGCTCTCGGGTTCGGCGTGGGCCGAGGTCGTGCACCAGCACCTCGGCGGACTCCCCCCGAAGGTCGACCTCGCGGGCGAGAAGCGCCTCGCGGGCCTGCTCGCCGCCGCGCGCGACGAGTGGCTGATCTCGTCGGCGCACGATGTCTCCGAGGGCGGCCTCGGCCAGGCCCTCGCCGAGGGAGTCATGCGCTTCGGCGTCGGCGCCCGCGTGTGGCTCACCGAGATCATCGACCGCGACGGTGTGGATGCGGCATCCGCCCTGTTCTCCGAGTCGACCGGTCGCGTCATCGTGACCGTGCCGCGCGAGGACGACGTGAAGTTCCGCGGCCTCTGCGAGGGACGCGGCTACCCGGTCATGCGTATCGGCGTGACCGACAGCGAGCCGCAGCTCGAGGTGCAGGACGTCTTCACGATCCCCGTCGCCGAGCTGCGCGAGCGCTCGGCCGCCACGCTGCCGTCGTACTTCGGTCCGACCGTCACCGAACAGGTTTCCTGA
- a CDS encoding TetR/AcrR family transcriptional regulator, translating to MVNEHRSGPVRSTAAREAILDATARLFHNQGYDRLTIEGIAKEAGVGKQTIYRWWPSRGALIGECLAEGRLIPVDFVVPYTGDLSADVEAWLRSVLAILDEPQGGALLRSLVAAATEDAGVGQHLGESLGVEEHLGSRLRAGIRDGQLAEDAPVAQIGRAILGAIIVESLGREKRDSEGVVRLARFLFAR from the coding sequence ATGGTGAACGAGCATCGAAGCGGACCCGTGCGCAGCACCGCCGCGCGCGAGGCGATCCTCGACGCCACCGCCCGGCTGTTCCACAATCAGGGCTACGACCGGCTGACGATCGAGGGCATCGCGAAAGAGGCCGGCGTCGGCAAGCAGACCATCTACCGGTGGTGGCCGTCGCGCGGAGCCCTGATCGGGGAGTGCCTCGCCGAGGGGCGGCTCATCCCCGTCGACTTCGTCGTGCCGTACACGGGCGACCTCTCCGCCGACGTCGAGGCGTGGTTGCGCAGCGTGCTCGCGATCCTCGACGAACCCCAGGGCGGCGCGCTGCTGCGGTCGCTGGTCGCGGCGGCGACCGAGGATGCCGGAGTCGGCCAGCACCTCGGCGAGAGTCTGGGCGTCGAGGAGCATCTCGGCTCGCGGCTGCGCGCCGGCATCCGCGACGGCCAGCTGGCCGAGGATGCCCCCGTCGCGCAGATCGGCCGCGCGATCCTCGGCGCCATCATCGTCGAGTCGCTCGGCCGCGAGAAGCGCGACTCCGAGGGCGTCGTGCGGTTGGCGCGGTTCCTGTTCGCGCGCTGA